A region of the Arenibacter antarcticus genome:
CGCTTAAAAAGGTATACGCCTCAAAAAATCTAAAGTTACCGTTGTTGGTGGACTATGCGGTACGGATTCCTCCAGGGAGTAATTCCGATGCCTTATGCGAAACGATTATCACATGGGATTGTAATGGGAAGGAGTTTGTTTCCAGAGGATTGGATTCCGACCAAACGGTATCGGCAATAAAAGCCACAGAAAAAATGTTAAATATTATTTAAAGCCAATTAAAATAATTTTCGGCCTTAACAAAATCATAAATAAAAACCTAAATAATGAAACTAAACATTGCCCTTTTAGCAGGAGATGGAATAGGACCTGAAGTAATTGATCAGGCAGTAAAAGTATCCAATGCGATAGCGAAAAAATATAATCATGAAATCAATTGGAAGCCTGCCCTTACCGGTGCAGCAGCAATAGATGCCGTTGGAGAACCCTACCCAGATGAGACACATGCCATTTGCGAGGCTGCAGATGCCGTTTTATTTGGTGCCATAGGACATCCAAAATATGATAACGACCCTTCTGCCAAGGTGAGGCCTGAACAAGGTTTGCTGAAAATGCGTCAAAAGCTGGGCCTATTCGCCAATGTTAGACCCACCTTTACCTTTCCCTCCCTTATAGACAAATCTCCATTAAAACGCGAAAGAATAGAAGGAACAGACTTAATAATTCTGCGCGAACTTACGGGAGGTATCTATTTTGGAAAAAGAGGCAGGGAGGATAATGGTAATACCGCCTACGATACTTGTACCTATACACGCGAGGAAGTAAAACGTCTGGCAAAAAAAGGATTTGAACTAGCAATGACTCGTTCCAAAAAATTGTGTTGTGTAGACAAGGCCAATGTCTTGGAAACCTCTCGTTTATGGCGAGAAACCGTTCAAGCTATGGAAAAAGATTATCCAGAGGTAACAGTTTCCTACGAGTTTGTAGATGCCGTGGCCATGAGATTGGTGCAATGGCCTAATTCTTATGACGTTATGATCACTGAAAATCTTTTTGGAGATATATTAACTGATGAAGCTTCTGTTATTTCCGGTTCCATGGGACTAATGCCATCTGCCTCCGTAGGTACCAAGGCCAGATTGTACGAACCTATCCATGGATCCTATCCACAGGCAGCAGGGAAGGATATTGCCAACCCTTTGGCTACTGTTCTATCCGCAGCTATGATGTTTGAGGACTTTGACCTTGTAGAAGAAGCAAAGGCCATTAGGGACGTAGTGAACAAATCTCTAGAAGAAGGAATTGTTTCCGAGGATTTAGCCGAAAATGGAAAAGCATATAAAACTAGTGAAATAGGTGATTGGTTGGCAAAAAACATATAAGAAACACCCAACAGAACTCTCTATTTCCATTACCACATAAGAAAGATCCCAATTGTAAATTTACAATTGGGATCTTTCATTTTTTATAACCTTCTTATTTATCGAAGAACAAAGCCTATTGGTCATACACCAGTGCCCTATCCATTCTTCGCTTTTTAGACCTTCTAGTGATAACGATTAGCACCCCGATCAGCACCCCACTACCTGCCATAACAGCTCCAACTATACTAGGGGCGGTAAAATCGGCGCCCATAGCCAAAGGTAGGCCACCAAAATATGCCCCAGAGGCATTTCCCATATTAAATGCACTGTGATTCATGGAAGCTCCCAACATTTCGGAGCCTTTTGCCGATTTAATAAATGCCATTTGGATGGGAGTTGATACGGTAAACGATATCATCCCGATCACAAAGGTCCAAATTAAAATACCAGTAGGATTAGTTGCTATAACGCTATTGAGGAGCAGAACGGTCACCATTAAGGATAAACTTATAATTACCGCCCTCATAGGACTAAACTTCTCTGCCATTTTAGCGCCAATAAAATTCCCTACCACCATACCGGAGCCAGCGATGATCATCGCGTAGCTTACCATTGTTTGTGAATGCCCAGAAACCTCTGTGAGTAAGGGAGCTATATAGCTATACCAGGCAAAAAATCCTCCTGTACCTACAATAGTCAATAAAATGATTATCCATAATTCCAAGCTCTTAAAAACCTTTAGGTCTTTGACCATCCCCTTGGAGGAAGAACGCTCTAATTGAGGCATCCAAAAGTAAAGAGCAAGCATGGTAAACACGCCTACAACACCTACCATTATAAATGAAAGGCTCCAGCTATAATGTTGTCCCAAGTACGTGCCCAAGGGCACACCAACTACATTGGCAACCGTTAGCCCAGCAAACATAATGGCAATCGCTTGGGCGGCCTTCCCCTTTTTAGCAAGTTTACCCGCTACAACAGCCCCGATGCCAAAAAAGGCACCATGTGGTAAACCAGATAAAAAGCGGGTAACCAACAACATTTCATAACTACTGGAAAAAGCGGATATTGTATTGAAAACAGTAAACCACAACATCAAAAACAACAACACCTTATGGGCGGACCATCTCCCACTCAACAGCGTTAAGGTAGGAGCCCCAACCACAACCCCTAAGGCATAAGCCGCTATAAAGTGTCCCGCTTGTGGAATGGTAATCTGTAAGGACGTGGCAACATTGGGTAAAATACCCATGATTACAAATTCCGTCATTCCTATTCCAAATCCGCCCATGGCTAGAGCAAAAAGTGCTTTTTTATTCGTTTTATCCGATCCCATATTCCTATAATTCCTTCTCACTTACCGTTATTTTTCGACTTTACACCAAAGTATACGAGCAATAAACAGTACTTGTAAATTCTACCTTTCCGTTTTAAAAGGCCGCAAAATTACGCTCTTTTCAAGCATTTCTAGCCTATTTAACCATTCTTTAAGGCTTCCTGTGGTTTAGAGTGGCGTACAATTCATTAAAAACCTAAGGCACCTATTGGAGTGCAAGCAAATATTTACCGACAATTACAAAAAAAGAGACCTATCAGTTTTAAACCTGATAGGTCTCTATAGTGCCAACTCTAAATCGGTCTACATTATAAAATATAATCGGTACTGATAAAGTTGGACAATTTGGTTTCAAGTAATTGCTCTATCGTCTCATTGTTAAGATCATTGTCTTTAAATGCAACAAAGGTTCTTATAGAAAACGAGCGTAATGCATCGTAAACACTTAAAGTGGATTGGGCAGAATCTTTGCGACCAGTAAACGGATAAACGTCTGGGCCACGCTGACATGAGCTATTAAGGTTTACTCGGCACACTAAATTTGCCAAGGTATCAATTAACGGGGCAAGTGCATAGACGTCTTTTCCAAAAAGGCTTACTTGTTGTCCGTAATTGGATTCGGCCATATCGTCCAAAGGCTCTTCTATATCCTTAAAAGTTAAGATGGGTATCACTGGACCAAATTGTTCTTCTTGGTACACTCTCATTTGCTTATCAACTGGAAATAATACCGCTGGCCAAATATAATTATCGGAATGTTGTCCGCCCTTTTTATTTAATATTTTAGCACCCTTATCCACGGCATCATCGATTAACTCTTGTATATAAGCCGGTTTCCCTGGCTCTGGCAAAGGAGTTAGGTTTACGCCGTTCTCCCATGGATTTCCAAATTTAAGTGCATCCACTCTTTCTGAGAAACGTTTATTAAATTCACTGGCGATATCCTCATGTACATAGATCACCTTTAAAGCTGTACACCGCTGTCCGTTAAATGACAAGGTTCCTGCAAGACACTCGTTAATGGTCAAGTCCAAATCAGCATCTGGAAGAATTATGGCCGGATTCTTGGCTTCCAACCCGAGTACCAATCGCAATCTATTGCTTTTTGGATGTTGGTTCTGTAAGGCATTCGCAGATTTACTGTTCCCAATAAGCGCCAAGACATCTACCTTTCCTGTCTGCATTATTGGACCAGCTACAGCTCTACCTCGGCCAAAAATTATATTCACCACACCTTTGGGAAAACTAGTCTGAAAAGCTTCCAATAAAGGAGTTATAAGTAGCACCCCGTGTTTTGCAGGTTTAAAAATAGTGGTGTTCCCCATTATAATTGCAGGGATCAACAGGGCGAATGTTTCGTTCAACGGATAGTTATATGGCCCCAAACAGAGCACTACTCCCAATGGGCCCCTTCTAATATGGGCATATACACCGTCATGTTTTTCAAATTTGGCGGCATCACGGTCCATTTTTTTATAATCTTCAATGGTATCCTCTATGTACTCTACCGTACGATCAAATTCCTTTTGTGAATCGCCAAGGGTTTTACCAATTTCCCACATTAGTAATTTCACCACCTCATCTCTTTTGGTCTTCATCTTTATGACAAAGGCCTCCATACATTCAATTCTTTCCTTAACCCTCATGGTGGGCCAAGTACCCTTTCCTTTATCATAGGCTTTATCGGCAGCATCCAAAGCTTCTAGTGCTTCATTTTCACCCATATCCGGAATACTTCCCAACAAAGTGGGGGCATACGTATCAGTTGAGGATATGGTGGAGTATACTTCGCTCGATTTTCCAGTCCATTTTTTTAATTCCCCGTTTACCAAATACGCCGTTTGCTGTATTTGACTTGTAATCTCATATTCCTTTGGTATAGTTGTATTACTCATAGATTCTATTTTGATATAAATTATAATGGATTAAAAAATTAACTTTTTCAGCACTAAAATACTAAATGTGGATTTCTTAAAATACTAAAAAATTGGAGCGCATAGGTAACAGCCAATCGAAAACGGTTTCGTTGCCTACCAAATAATAAAAATACAACAAATTGTTATTAAATTAAGGTGCACTTTGCTCCGCTAAGTTATATTTCCTAACTATTAGGTTGAAAAACCACGGTAAAAATCTTGCACAGCTGAACACTTTCTCTTTTGTTTTGGAGCTTTTCCAATACTTAGCTAAACTTTAATGTTATTGGTTAGGCCGGTAAAACATCCACTAATAACGATATTACATTACTTAGATTAGGTATTGAAAAAGATCGGGCTTGTCGTTTATATAATCACCATAAAAGTTATTTTCCTTCATGCGCTTAACCAAAGGCTCCAAGTCTTCTGGACTTTTTAATTCGATTCCTACGACTGCTGGTGCATTCTCTTTGCTCGATTTTTTTGAATATTCAAAATGGGTGATATCATCGTCTGGACCTAAAATTTCGGCCACAAACTGTTTCAAGGCACCTGGACGCTGGGGGAAACGCACTATAAAATAATGCTTTAACTTTCCATACAAAAGGGCCCTTTCTTTTATTTCTGCAGTTCTGGTTATATCGTTATTACTTCCACTGACCACACAGACCACATTTTTGCCCTTAATCTCCTCCTTATAATCATCAAGAACTGTAAGGGTCAGTGCACCTGCCGGTTCTACCACTATGGCGTCCCTATTGTATAAATCCAGAATAGTCTGGCAGACCTTCCCTTCTGGTACGGTGACCATATCGTAAAGATAGTCCTTACAGATGTTAAACGTAAAGTCCCCTACCCGTTTTACTGCAGCTCCATCGACAAATTTATCGATCTGATCCAATTCCGTATTCTTTCCTTTTTCCATTGATGTTTTCATGGAGGGAGCCCCTTCTGGTTCCACTCCTATGATTTTGGTCTGTGGAGATAGAGCCTTAAAGACAGCGCAAAGTCCAGAAGCCAAACCGCCACCACCAACAGCTACAAAAAGGTAGTCTATGGGAACCTTGGATTGCTCTAAAATCTCCAATCCCACGGTTGCCTGACCCTCAATTATTTTGGGATCATCAAACGGATGGATAAAGGTTTTCTTATTGTCGGAACAATATACCTTAGCTGCTTTGGAAGAATCGTCAAAAGAATCTCCTTCCAACACTACGGTCACCCATTTTCCTCCAAATAACTTTGTCTGCTCCACCTTTTGTTTTGGTGTCACGGAAGGCATATAAATGATTCCGTTAATTCCTAAATGGTTACAGGCAAAAGCCACGCCCTGTGCATGGTTACCTGCACTAGCACAAACCACACCGTTAACCAATTGTTCCGGATCCAAAGAACTGATCTTATTAAATGCACCCCTTATTTTATAGCTTCTTACCCGCTGAAGGTCTTCCCGTTTTAATAAAATATTGGCATCGTATGTTTTGGAATAACGAATACTCTGCATTAATGGGGTAATATCTGCTACTTGACGAACCGTAATCGCCGCCTTCCGAACATCTTCAATTTTTGGAAAATACGAATTCATAAATGTGAAAAAAAAAGACCTGCCCAGTTAAAAATTTCCGACAGGTCTTATTATACGTTTAATTTATATTACACAATAGGCTTCATAGCGGTCATGGATGCACGCAACCTTGCCCCTACTATTTCTACCGGATGCTCGCGCAATGCCTTGTTTACAGCAATCAACTTAGCATTGTCCACTCCTAAATGTTTTTCATCGGCAAAGTGCTTTCCAATGACATCTGTTTCGATGGATGTCATAAAGTCTGCCAACAATGGCTTACAGGCATGGTCAAATAGGTAACACCCGTACTCGGCAGTATCCGAAATAACCCTGTTCATTTCAAATAATTTCTTTCTAGCAATAGTATTTGCGATCAATGGAGTTTCATGCAAGGACTCGTAATATGCAGATTCCGCGATTATCCCAGATTCTGTCATTGCTTCAAAAGCCAATTCCACTCCGGCACGTACCATAGCCACCATCAATACCCCATGGTCATAAAATTCTTGTTCAGAAATTTTATCGGAACTCGCTGGTGTTTTTTCAAAAGCAGTCTCTCCCGTAGCCGCTCTCCAAGTCAATAAGTTCTTATCATCATTAGCCCAGTCTTCCATCATGGTTTTGGAGAAATGGCCACTCATGATATCGTCCATATGCTTATGAAAAAGAGGACGCATAATATCCTTCAATTCTTCTGAAAGTTCAAACGCCTTTATTTTAGCCGGATTAGACAAACGATCCATCATATGGGTAATTCCACCATATTTTAATCCTTCTGTAACGGTTTCCCAACCGTACTGTACCAATTTGGAGGCATAGCCTGCATCGATCCCCTTTTCGATCATTTTATCGAAACATAAGATAGAACCGGTTTGCAGCAAGCCACATAAAATAGTTTGTTCCCCCATTAAATCGGACTTCACTTCAGCTACAAAAGAAGATTCCAAAACTCCCGCTTTGTGACCTCCTGTAGCAACAGCATACGCTTTTGCCTGTGCCAATCCCTTACCTTCGGGGTCATTATTTGGGTGAACCGCAATCAATGTTGGCACCCCAAATCCTCTTTTATATTCTTCTCTTACTTCAGAACCGGGGCATTTTGGAGCCACCATAATAACGGTAAGATCTTCACGGATTTCCATTCCCTCTTCCACCATATTAAAACCATGTGAATACGATAGGGTAGCTCCCTTTTTCATTAACGGCATAATGGCGGTTACTACGGCCGTATGTTGTTTGTCTGGCGTTAAATTAATTACTAGGTCAGCAGTTGGGATCAATTCTTCATAAGTTCCTACATTAAAACCATTCTCAGAAGCATTTACAAAAGACTGTCTTTTTTCTTTAATAGCTGCATCCCTAAGGGTATAGGAAATATCCAACCCAGAATCGCGCATATTAAGACCTTGGTTCAATCCTTGGGCTCCGCATCCTACTATAACAATTTTTTTTCCTTGTAATGCCGATACCCCGTCAGAAAATTCAGAAGATTCCATAAATCTACATTTTCCCAATTGAGTTAATTTCTCCCTTAATGATAGCGTATTAAAATAATTTACCATTTTTTAAAATCGATTTTTATCCTGACGTTTATCAGGGTTATTATTTATTGATTAAATTCTTTTAGAATTGCCGAAATCTGCATTTCGGCCTTGGAAACGGCTATTCTCCCCGAACGTACAAATTGCATGATACCATACGGCTTTAATTGCTGATACATTTCGTCTATTTCATTTCTTCTACCGCTTTTCGCCAAAACAAAATACTCCCTAGAAACAGTCACAATTTGGGCATTGCTTTCCTTGATTATATTCTGAATATTTCTTTCGTCGAACAATAAGGTAGAAGCCACTTTGAACAATGCAGACTCCTGATAAATAGTCTCCTCATCGGTATGGCTAAAGGCTTTAATAACCTCAATTTGTTTTTCAACCTGCCCCACAATATTACGCACCCATTCATCAGTAGTATACACTACAATGGTGAATTTAGAAACGTTGTCTATTTCTGATTTTGAAACATTTAAGCTCTCTATATTAATATGTCGCTTTAAGAATATTCCTGATATCCTGTTCAGTAACCCTACACTATTTTCGGAGTATACTGAAATCGTAAACCATTTTTTTTCCATCTCCCAATATCTTGCCCTTCCGATTATTAAAGGAAACTTTCGGGCAATTTTAAATTAATATTAATTCTATTTCCTTACTGCAATGATCAATCCGGTGGACCAATTTATTTTTGTGATGACCAGATCTTTTCTTTTCTCTAGATCAGCCACCAAATTATCTACATTTTCCTGATGTCCCTCTGGCCAGTTTGGTTGTGCCAATAGATCGTCTATAACATAATAGCCACCCACCTTAATTAGGGCTAATAGTTCGTCTAACCGACTGTATTTCCCTGGCCAAGCATCAGCGAAGACCAAATCAAATTTCTCCCCTTTATAACTATTGATCCATTTAGCGCCATCGTCACAAACTATTTGAACGCGTTTATCCTGACCAAAAAATCCTTCTGCAATTTTACAGAGTTCAGGATCATTATCCACGGTTATTAGCACTGAATCTTCGTCCATTCCGGCAACCATCCAGGATAATGAAAGTCCAATTCCAGTACCCAATTCCAAAAAGCGGGACTTAGGTTTGGAAGCAATCAAGGTTTTCAACAAAGATCCTATATAAAGGTCCGAAGGCATAGTGAAACCAATCTCGTTAGATTTCATTTCTATTTCAGAATGATACAATGGTCTGTCCAAAATATTAAAATCGTTCATGAGCCCCATTTAAAACCTTTAAAAACACAGGTGTATATAGTATTGTTATTTCAATCTAATATCCGATACCGATGCCCCTGCAGGAATCATTGGAAAGACATTATCTTCCTTTTCTACTTTAACTTCTAAAAAGTAAGCGTCTTTGGAGGCCATCATTTCTTGTATGGTTGCCTTTAGGTCCTTGCGTTCACTTACCCGTTTTGCCTGAATATCATACCCTTCAGCAATTTTCACAAAGTCTGGATTTACCATTACGGTAGAAGCATATCTACTTTCAAAAAACAATTCCTGCCATTGACGTACCATCCCCAAATGATCATTGTTCAATACCACGATTTTTACAGGGGTCTTGTTTTGAAAGATAGTTCCCAACTCCTGAATTGTCATTTGGTATCCTCCATCACCAATAATAGCCACAACTTCCCTATCCATGGCTCCCATTTTGGCTCCTATTGCCGCTGGTAAAGCAAAACCCATTGTCCCTAATCCACCGGAGGTTACATTACTTTTGCTTTGTTTAAATTTGGCATATCTACATGCAATCATTTGGTGCTGACCAACATCGGATACTATAATTGCCTTATGCCCGGAGGCAATATTGATTTCCTCTATAACTTCGGCCATAGTGAGTTTATCCTTGGTAGGATAAACATCATTTTTTATGACCTGTTCAAATTCTATCTTATATTTTTCCTTAAATTCATTGTGCCAAGATTCGTGTTTGTTAGATTTGATCAAAGGCAACAATAAATCCAAGGTCATCTTTGAGTCGCCCAAGACTGCTACATCAGCCTTTACGTTTTTGTTTATTTCCGCAGGGTCTATGTCGAAATGAATTATTTTTGCCTGTTTTGCATAGGTATCCAAACTTCCGGTAACCCTATCATCAAAACGCATACCGATGGCTATCAACACATCA
Encoded here:
- the leuB gene encoding 3-isopropylmalate dehydrogenase produces the protein MKLNIALLAGDGIGPEVIDQAVKVSNAIAKKYNHEINWKPALTGAAAIDAVGEPYPDETHAICEAADAVLFGAIGHPKYDNDPSAKVRPEQGLLKMRQKLGLFANVRPTFTFPSLIDKSPLKRERIEGTDLIILRELTGGIYFGKRGREDNGNTAYDTCTYTREEVKRLAKKGFELAMTRSKKLCCVDKANVLETSRLWRETVQAMEKDYPEVTVSYEFVDAVAMRLVQWPNSYDVMITENLFGDILTDEASVISGSMGLMPSASVGTKARLYEPIHGSYPQAAGKDIANPLATVLSAAMMFEDFDLVEEAKAIRDVVNKSLEEGIVSEDLAENGKAYKTSEIGDWLAKNI
- the ilvA gene encoding threonine ammonia-lyase IlvA, translating into MNSYFPKIEDVRKAAITVRQVADITPLMQSIRYSKTYDANILLKREDLQRVRSYKIRGAFNKISSLDPEQLVNGVVCASAGNHAQGVAFACNHLGINGIIYMPSVTPKQKVEQTKLFGGKWVTVVLEGDSFDDSSKAAKVYCSDNKKTFIHPFDDPKIIEGQATVGLEILEQSKVPIDYLFVAVGGGGLASGLCAVFKALSPQTKIIGVEPEGAPSMKTSMEKGKNTELDQIDKFVDGAAVKRVGDFTFNICKDYLYDMVTVPEGKVCQTILDLYNRDAIVVEPAGALTLTVLDDYKEEIKGKNVVCVVSGSNNDITRTAEIKERALLYGKLKHYFIVRFPQRPGALKQFVAEILGPDDDITHFEYSKKSSKENAPAVVGIELKSPEDLEPLVKRMKENNFYGDYINDKPDLFQYLI
- a CDS encoding MFS transporter, with the translated sequence MGSDKTNKKALFALAMGGFGIGMTEFVIMGILPNVATSLQITIPQAGHFIAAYALGVVVGAPTLTLLSGRWSAHKVLLFLMLWFTVFNTISAFSSSYEMLLVTRFLSGLPHGAFFGIGAVVAGKLAKKGKAAQAIAIMFAGLTVANVVGVPLGTYLGQHYSWSLSFIMVGVVGVFTMLALYFWMPQLERSSSKGMVKDLKVFKSLELWIIILLTIVGTGGFFAWYSYIAPLLTEVSGHSQTMVSYAMIIAGSGMVVGNFIGAKMAEKFSPMRAVIISLSLMVTVLLLNSVIATNPTGILIWTFVIGMISFTVSTPIQMAFIKSAKGSEMLGASMNHSAFNMGNASGAYFGGLPLAMGADFTAPSIVGAVMAGSGVLIGVLIVITRRSKKRRMDRALVYDQ
- a CDS encoding NADP-dependent glyceraldehyde-3-phosphate dehydrogenase: MSNTTIPKEYEITSQIQQTAYLVNGELKKWTGKSSEVYSTISSTDTYAPTLLGSIPDMGENEALEALDAADKAYDKGKGTWPTMRVKERIECMEAFVIKMKTKRDEVVKLLMWEIGKTLGDSQKEFDRTVEYIEDTIEDYKKMDRDAAKFEKHDGVYAHIRRGPLGVVLCLGPYNYPLNETFALLIPAIIMGNTTIFKPAKHGVLLITPLLEAFQTSFPKGVVNIIFGRGRAVAGPIMQTGKVDVLALIGNSKSANALQNQHPKSNRLRLVLGLEAKNPAIILPDADLDLTINECLAGTLSFNGQRCTALKVIYVHEDIASEFNKRFSERVDALKFGNPWENGVNLTPLPEPGKPAYIQELIDDAVDKGAKILNKKGGQHSDNYIWPAVLFPVDKQMRVYQEEQFGPVIPILTFKDIEEPLDDMAESNYGQQVSLFGKDVYALAPLIDTLANLVCRVNLNSSCQRGPDVYPFTGRKDSAQSTLSVYDALRSFSIRTFVAFKDNDLNNETIEQLLETKLSNFISTDYIL
- a CDS encoding O-methyltransferase — its product is MNDFNILDRPLYHSEIEMKSNEIGFTMPSDLYIGSLLKTLIASKPKSRFLELGTGIGLSLSWMVAGMDEDSVLITVDNDPELCKIAEGFFGQDKRVQIVCDDGAKWINSYKGEKFDLVFADAWPGKYSRLDELLALIKVGGYYVIDDLLAQPNWPEGHQENVDNLVADLEKRKDLVITKINWSTGLIIAVRK
- the ilvN gene encoding acetolactate synthase small subunit, which produces MEKKWFTISVYSENSVGLLNRISGIFLKRHINIESLNVSKSEIDNVSKFTIVVYTTDEWVRNIVGQVEKQIEVIKAFSHTDEETIYQESALFKVASTLLFDERNIQNIIKESNAQIVTVSREYFVLAKSGRRNEIDEMYQQLKPYGIMQFVRSGRIAVSKAEMQISAILKEFNQ
- the ilvB gene encoding biosynthetic-type acetolactate synthase large subunit is translated as METLKKEKAESVKKVTMRISGAEAIIHCLLAEGVDLIYGYPGGAIMPLYDELYKFQDKLTHILTRHEQGATHAAQGYARVTGKVGVAVATSGPGATNLVTGLADAQIDSTPMVCITGQVSRHLLGSDAFQETDIIGISTPVTKWNCQVTEASEIPKVLAKAFYIARSGRPGPVLVDITKNAQFEEFDFSYEHCKGVRSYIPYPKPDPKSIEIAADLINAAKKPFIVFGQGVILGKAEEQLKALVEKAGIPAAWTVLGLSAMDTDHPLNVGMVGMHGNYGPNLLTNECDVLIAIGMRFDDRVTGSLDTYAKQAKIIHFDIDPAEINKNVKADVAVLGDSKMTLDLLLPLIKSNKHESWHNEFKEKYKIEFEQVIKNDVYPTKDKLTMAEVIEEINIASGHKAIIVSDVGQHQMIACRYAKFKQSKSNVTSGGLGTMGFALPAAIGAKMGAMDREVVAIIGDGGYQMTIQELGTIFQNKTPVKIVVLNNDHLGMVRQWQELFFESRYASTVMVNPDFVKIAEGYDIQAKRVSERKDLKATIQEMMASKDAYFLEVKVEKEDNVFPMIPAGASVSDIRLK
- the ilvC gene encoding ketol-acid reductoisomerase, with amino-acid sequence MVNYFNTLSLREKLTQLGKCRFMESSEFSDGVSALQGKKIVIVGCGAQGLNQGLNMRDSGLDISYTLRDAAIKEKRQSFVNASENGFNVGTYEELIPTADLVINLTPDKQHTAVVTAIMPLMKKGATLSYSHGFNMVEEGMEIREDLTVIMVAPKCPGSEVREEYKRGFGVPTLIAVHPNNDPEGKGLAQAKAYAVATGGHKAGVLESSFVAEVKSDLMGEQTILCGLLQTGSILCFDKMIEKGIDAGYASKLVQYGWETVTEGLKYGGITHMMDRLSNPAKIKAFELSEELKDIMRPLFHKHMDDIMSGHFSKTMMEDWANDDKNLLTWRAATGETAFEKTPASSDKISEQEFYDHGVLMVAMVRAGVELAFEAMTESGIIAESAYYESLHETPLIANTIARKKLFEMNRVISDTAEYGCYLFDHACKPLLADFMTSIETDVIGKHFADEKHLGVDNAKLIAVNKALREHPVEIVGARLRASMTAMKPIV